In Pseudovibrio brasiliensis, the following are encoded in one genomic region:
- a CDS encoding DUF3052 family protein has translation MPQSVSDEIAAGVDDLVLLPTLETGVSTAHIFVTGQSELSDLLGKLRMKLDADGMIWVSWPKKASKVPSEVTEDTVREICLPMGLVDIKVCAVDAVWSGLKLVIRKELRAEHRQKQQAAREIAES, from the coding sequence ATGCCACAGAGCGTTTCCGATGAAATTGCCGCAGGAGTTGACGATCTGGTCCTCCTGCCCACTCTGGAAACCGGCGTAAGCACTGCCCATATCTTTGTAACAGGTCAAAGCGAACTATCAGATCTGCTGGGTAAGCTGCGCATGAAACTGGATGCAGACGGTATGATCTGGGTGTCATGGCCTAAAAAAGCATCCAAAGTCCCCTCTGAGGTGACAGAAGATACAGTAAGAGAAATTTGCCTGCCTATGGGACTGGTCGACATCAAGGTCTGCGCCGTTGATGCAGTCTGGTCCGGTCTCAAACTTGTCATTCGCAAGGAGCTGCGTGCCGAGCATCGGCAAAAACAGCAGGCAGCCAGAGAAATTGCAGAGAGTTGA
- a CDS encoding COX15/CtaA family protein, with product MSTPFYTSDLSAKDLSNRRQIRVWLLFICFLILAMVVVGGATRLTDSGLSITEWKPIHGAIPPLNAAEWEEEFEKYKQIPQYKVLNEGMTLDEFKGIFWWEWGHRLLGRVIGLFFFIPLVWFWARGQVSSWLKPRLVIAFLLGGLQGAIGWWMVASGLVNRVDVSQYRLAVHLSVACILFAYLYYLAGVLKRRPELKRDGWDVFGDGLMGAYGLVALVLFQLFLGALVAGLNAGLTFNTWPLMDGQIIPSGLFIMSPWWINFFENVMMVQFQHRMVAYVLVVAVFLQSFYLMRGNRDAALKQNASWLMVAIVIQVFLGVVTLLGMVPMDRALAHQAMALIVLALAVEQVCLLRREKEAALR from the coding sequence ATGTCTACTCCGTTCTATACTTCAGATCTTTCCGCTAAAGACCTATCCAACCGCAGGCAAATTCGCGTGTGGTTGCTGTTCATCTGCTTTTTGATTTTGGCGATGGTTGTTGTCGGTGGGGCGACCCGTCTGACGGATTCCGGCCTTTCCATCACGGAATGGAAGCCAATTCACGGTGCTATTCCGCCGCTGAACGCAGCTGAGTGGGAAGAGGAGTTTGAGAAGTATAAGCAGATCCCTCAATACAAGGTTCTCAATGAAGGGATGACGCTTGATGAGTTCAAGGGCATTTTTTGGTGGGAGTGGGGACACCGGCTGCTAGGCCGCGTGATTGGCCTGTTCTTCTTCATCCCATTGGTGTGGTTCTGGGCACGCGGACAGGTCAGTTCCTGGTTGAAGCCACGGCTTGTGATCGCGTTTCTGCTGGGCGGTCTGCAAGGTGCGATTGGCTGGTGGATGGTGGCTTCCGGGCTGGTGAACCGGGTTGATGTGAGCCAGTACCGTCTTGCCGTGCATTTGAGTGTGGCGTGTATTCTGTTTGCTTATCTGTATTACCTTGCTGGCGTTCTCAAACGACGTCCTGAGTTAAAGCGTGATGGCTGGGATGTGTTTGGTGACGGGCTGATGGGGGCGTATGGTCTGGTTGCTCTGGTGCTTTTCCAGCTGTTCCTTGGGGCCCTGGTGGCTGGCCTGAATGCAGGTCTGACCTTCAACACTTGGCCGCTGATGGATGGGCAGATTATCCCGTCCGGCCTGTTCATCATGTCTCCTTGGTGGATCAACTTCTTTGAGAATGTGATGATGGTGCAGTTCCAGCATCGCATGGTCGCCTACGTGTTGGTTGTAGCTGTATTCCTACAGAGCTTTTATCTGATGCGCGGGAACCGGGATGCTGCGTTGAAGCAGAATGCCAGCTGGTTGATGGTTGCGATTGTCATTCAGGTTTTCCTCGGTGTCGTGACTCTGCTTGGCATGGTTCCGATGGATCGTGCATTGGCACATCAGGCGATGGCGCTGATTGTTCTTGCGCTGGCTGTTGAGCAGGTTTGCCTGCTGCGCCGGGAAAAGGAAGCTGCGCTCAGATAG
- a CDS encoding GlxA family transcriptional regulator has product MQKTPTATSHNSGTHNTPKLVLMVVFDGAIATDIAGPLDIFASASLLKNEQPPTYQVEIVSLHGGLVTTWPTNIQMMSKPFSEFENRAIDTLLIAGGAHKSSVIENQPFIDCIRKAAQRARRVASICTGTFALAQAGLLDERSATTHWNWAEQLQERYPKINVQPDAIYKKDGQLYSSAGMTAGIDLALALTEEDLGRETALKVAQYSVMFLKRPGGQSQFSSVLSYQKSDDVRMIALQEWILANLQQNLSVDRMAEFLNMAPRTFARFFKQNVGTSPAKYVEEMRLNTARQYIENPQTSINEVVRRCGFENGEKMRRSFIRNLGISPQEYRNRFCSSQL; this is encoded by the coding sequence ATGCAGAAGACACCGACAGCCACCTCACACAACTCAGGAACGCACAATACACCTAAGCTCGTTCTTATGGTGGTCTTCGACGGCGCCATTGCTACAGATATCGCGGGACCGTTAGATATCTTTGCGTCTGCCTCACTCCTGAAAAACGAGCAGCCTCCCACCTACCAAGTTGAAATCGTTTCTTTGCATGGAGGCCTTGTAACCACCTGGCCCACAAACATTCAGATGATGAGTAAGCCTTTCAGTGAGTTCGAGAACAGAGCAATCGATACGCTTCTGATAGCTGGCGGTGCGCACAAGTCATCAGTCATCGAAAATCAGCCGTTTATTGACTGCATCAGGAAGGCAGCTCAAAGAGCCCGACGCGTTGCATCAATCTGCACCGGAACCTTTGCTTTAGCGCAGGCAGGATTACTTGATGAAAGATCCGCAACCACACACTGGAATTGGGCCGAACAGCTTCAGGAGCGCTACCCGAAGATAAACGTGCAACCCGATGCGATCTACAAGAAGGACGGTCAGCTCTATAGCTCCGCTGGCATGACCGCAGGAATCGACCTTGCACTCGCACTGACTGAGGAAGATCTAGGACGGGAGACTGCACTCAAAGTAGCGCAGTACTCTGTCATGTTCTTAAAACGCCCGGGTGGGCAATCGCAGTTCAGCTCTGTCTTGTCCTACCAGAAAAGTGATGATGTGCGCATGATTGCACTTCAGGAATGGATTCTTGCCAATCTGCAACAAAATCTCTCAGTCGATCGCATGGCAGAGTTTTTGAATATGGCACCCAGAACGTTTGCTCGTTTTTTCAAGCAAAATGTCGGCACCTCACCGGCAAAGTATGTTGAAGAGATGCGCCTGAACACGGCGCGCCAATACATTGAGAACCCACAAACATCAATAAATGAGGTTGTCAGGCGATGTGGCTTTGAGAATGGCGAGAAAATGCGCCGCAGCTTCATACGCAACTTAGGCATCAGCCCTCAGGAATACCGCAACAGGTTCTGTAGCAGCCAACTCTAA
- a CDS encoding polysaccharide deacetylase family protein, with amino-acid sequence MTAGDGVIFTLHRVLPPSDRTFQPNKLLEVTPEFLRETVKQVRASGYEFVSLDVALERLRADEKSASKFAVLTFDDGYKDNRDVAYPILKELGVPFTIFISSEYSNHNSELWWIILEQLIAENTSVSLRYGERQFTYDCSSLDLKEAAFEASRCMLISEVPETAQRDVVREAAERYGHDWRALCQELILSFEELKELAEDPLVSLGAHTDTHPMLARLSTEEEIRRHIQAGQEEMVARLGKKPTMLAYPYGFAEAVDARCEAVAEELGFEAAVTTQPGTLCAKSLERPYHLPRVSLNGLHQNQRMVDVYLTGAAFAAYHAVKRARSWL; translated from the coding sequence ATGACTGCTGGTGACGGTGTTATTTTTACGCTGCACCGCGTGCTGCCCCCATCGGATCGTACTTTTCAGCCCAACAAGCTCTTGGAAGTCACGCCGGAGTTTCTTCGTGAAACCGTCAAACAGGTGAGAGCTTCTGGATACGAGTTTGTATCATTGGATGTTGCTCTTGAGCGGCTTCGAGCTGACGAGAAGTCTGCCTCCAAGTTTGCTGTTCTGACGTTTGATGATGGTTACAAAGACAACCGAGATGTGGCTTACCCAATCCTGAAGGAGTTGGGTGTCCCATTCACGATTTTCATCAGCAGCGAATACAGCAACCATAACTCTGAACTCTGGTGGATTATTCTGGAGCAACTTATTGCCGAGAATACGAGTGTTTCTCTGCGATATGGTGAGCGGCAGTTTACCTACGATTGTTCGTCACTTGATCTGAAAGAAGCCGCCTTTGAAGCTTCACGGTGCATGCTGATCAGCGAAGTGCCTGAGACCGCTCAAAGAGATGTTGTTCGGGAAGCTGCAGAGCGATATGGCCATGACTGGCGAGCGCTGTGTCAGGAACTTATTCTTTCCTTTGAGGAGCTGAAAGAGCTTGCCGAGGACCCTCTGGTGAGCCTGGGTGCTCATACCGATACTCACCCGATGTTGGCACGGCTTTCTACGGAAGAAGAGATCCGGCGGCATATACAGGCCGGGCAGGAGGAGATGGTTGCGCGGCTTGGCAAGAAGCCAACCATGCTGGCGTACCCTTATGGATTTGCTGAGGCGGTTGATGCGCGGTGTGAAGCTGTGGCGGAGGAGCTTGGGTTTGAGGCGGCTGTTACAACGCAGCCTGGAACGCTCTGCGCAAAGAGCCTTGAACGGCCCTATCATTTGCCGCGGGTCTCTCTAAATGGCTTGCATCAAAACCAGAGGATGGTTGATGTGTACCTGACCGGGGCAGCCTTTGCGGCTTATCATGCGGTGAAACGCGCCCGGTCCTGGCTGTAG
- a CDS encoding DUF2842 domain-containing protein, which yields MASPVRRFIGMIFLVTFVVVYVFVAMVIGDLTMADKHWSLKLIFFAIAGLIWVIPAGMIISWTYKKR from the coding sequence ATGGCTTCGCCAGTGCGCCGCTTCATCGGTATGATTTTTCTGGTCACGTTTGTGGTCGTCTATGTCTTCGTCGCCATGGTGATTGGTGATTTGACAATGGCAGACAAACACTGGTCTCTTAAGCTGATCTTCTTTGCAATCGCTGGTCTGATCTGGGTTATCCCGGCAGGCATGATCATCAGCTGGACCTATAAAAAGCGCTAG
- a CDS encoding PaaI family thioesterase, translated as MTSEVAAPAVKFSPAELTEFLDKAFPQMHALGRAYFIDEILPGKAIVRLKAGDVHLRPGGTVSGPSLMALVDYAAYVVLLGNMGLHALAVTTNININFLRKAEAGDMIATCRILKGGKRLVVMDCEIIREGSDDLIAHATATYSIPPASFKG; from the coding sequence ATGACCAGTGAGGTGGCGGCGCCTGCTGTTAAGTTTAGTCCGGCAGAATTGACGGAATTTCTGGACAAGGCATTCCCGCAGATGCATGCGCTGGGGCGCGCATATTTCATCGACGAAATTCTACCGGGAAAAGCCATTGTCAGGTTGAAGGCAGGGGATGTTCATCTGCGTCCGGGTGGGACTGTTTCCGGGCCATCCTTGATGGCACTGGTGGATTATGCCGCCTATGTGGTGCTGCTTGGCAATATGGGCCTGCACGCGCTTGCGGTGACTACCAACATCAATATCAACTTCCTACGCAAAGCAGAGGCGGGCGATATGATCGCCACGTGCCGTATTCTGAAAGGTGGCAAGCGCCTTGTGGTTATGGATTGCGAAATCATTCGCGAAGGCAGCGATGACCTGATCGCCCACGCCACCGCAACCTATTCCATCCCACCGGCCTCATTTAAGGGGTAA
- a CDS encoding GNAT family N-acetyltransferase — translation MALPQSTEKSESTSCADRKTTLDLDQLTFQIYTGNDLQQLRADWLALEAEAQGSAYHAYEWCKSWAQHVAASEKATALIVTGYIDEKLHVLLPLALHQCHLAKTARWLGEEIFNQNTGYWSKELLAAPQTHFLRPRLIAALKAWGVDLIHLGNMSFKVEAADNPLVRMDDTTSTNAIYPFELKGPADDFVKAKRSKAARKKHRSKLSKLQSLGTLTFMKEATCEGASATVDAMIKQREVRQAETGIPTAFALPNYQSFAREAFADLAKEDSPTKPLIYSLKLDEEIISTCLSLKSGERIYCYCTSIINGDLMRHSPGELLMQHVIEDMCEEGLEVFDFGLGEERFKLAWAEPEYLKDWIEPLTFKGKLAAALESAKLSSKRKLRNNQSFWQLYRRIRGMFARLQH, via the coding sequence ATGGCACTTCCTCAATCCACCGAAAAAAGCGAGAGCACATCATGCGCTGATCGCAAGACCACGCTGGATTTGGACCAACTTACCTTTCAGATTTACACCGGCAATGATTTGCAGCAATTGCGAGCAGACTGGCTGGCATTGGAAGCAGAAGCCCAAGGAAGCGCCTATCACGCCTACGAATGGTGCAAAAGCTGGGCGCAACACGTGGCTGCTTCCGAAAAAGCCACGGCGCTAATTGTTACTGGATACATCGACGAAAAACTCCACGTCCTTCTCCCCCTCGCCCTCCACCAGTGTCATCTGGCAAAAACGGCAAGATGGCTTGGCGAGGAGATTTTCAACCAGAACACAGGGTATTGGTCAAAGGAGCTGCTGGCCGCGCCACAAACTCATTTCCTCCGCCCTCGCTTGATTGCTGCGTTGAAAGCATGGGGAGTTGATCTCATCCATCTGGGCAACATGAGCTTTAAAGTGGAAGCCGCAGACAATCCTCTGGTACGTATGGACGACACCACCAGCACCAACGCAATCTATCCGTTTGAGCTGAAAGGCCCGGCAGACGATTTTGTTAAAGCAAAACGCTCCAAAGCCGCCCGCAAAAAGCACCGCAGCAAACTGAGCAAGCTGCAATCTCTCGGCACGCTCACCTTCATGAAAGAAGCAACCTGCGAAGGAGCATCGGCCACTGTGGACGCGATGATCAAGCAGCGCGAAGTGCGGCAAGCCGAAACCGGTATTCCAACAGCTTTCGCCCTGCCCAACTATCAAAGCTTCGCAAGAGAGGCTTTCGCTGATCTGGCAAAAGAGGACAGCCCAACCAAGCCGCTGATCTATAGCCTGAAACTTGATGAGGAGATCATCAGCACCTGCCTCAGCCTCAAATCCGGAGAACGCATCTATTGTTACTGCACATCCATCATCAACGGAGACCTGATGCGTCACAGCCCGGGCGAGCTGCTCATGCAACACGTGATTGAGGACATGTGCGAGGAAGGCTTGGAAGTCTTTGATTTTGGCTTGGGGGAAGAACGCTTCAAACTGGCATGGGCTGAACCAGAATACCTTAAAGACTGGATCGAGCCCCTTACCTTTAAAGGCAAACTCGCGGCAGCTTTAGAAAGCGCTAAACTCAGTTCAAAACGCAAGCTCAGAAACAATCAGAGCTTCTGGCAGTTATACCGCCGCATCCGCGGAATGTTCGCCCGCCTGCAGCACTAA
- a CDS encoding DJ-1/PfpI family protein: MKKLKTGLFLYPGMTMLDAYGPLQFLSFVRGLETFTFAESSGPLPCDAGIQLMPDYSFEDRPEIDILLVPGAGNPLEQMQNSRVLEHLRQAGENAQYITSVCSGALILAEAGLLNGYEAATHWAYRETLEKLADVTVVNKRVSVDRNRITGGGVTAGIDFALSLTAELFGPEEAQLLQLMFEYQPEPPFNSGSPETASAEAVKMARHEVASIAPDLMQYAEERSIARTLTAKLTQHSVSLTP; this comes from the coding sequence ATGAAAAAGCTAAAAACAGGTCTCTTCCTTTATCCCGGCATGACCATGCTGGATGCCTACGGGCCCCTTCAATTCCTGTCTTTTGTAAGAGGTTTAGAGACCTTTACGTTTGCTGAAAGCAGCGGCCCTCTGCCTTGCGATGCAGGTATCCAGCTAATGCCTGATTATAGTTTTGAGGACCGTCCAGAAATCGATATTCTTCTTGTTCCCGGTGCTGGAAATCCACTTGAGCAAATGCAAAACTCGCGCGTATTGGAGCACCTGCGCCAAGCCGGCGAAAACGCACAGTACATCACATCTGTCTGCTCAGGAGCTTTGATACTGGCAGAAGCAGGTTTGCTGAATGGATACGAAGCAGCAACCCATTGGGCCTATCGGGAAACCCTGGAAAAACTGGCTGATGTTACAGTCGTCAACAAACGCGTTTCAGTTGACCGAAATCGTATCACTGGTGGAGGCGTGACGGCGGGAATAGATTTTGCCTTATCTCTCACGGCAGAACTGTTCGGGCCTGAAGAAGCACAGCTTCTGCAATTGATGTTTGAGTACCAGCCCGAACCACCGTTCAACTCTGGCTCACCGGAAACCGCCAGCGCAGAAGCCGTAAAAATGGCCAGACACGAGGTCGCTTCTATCGCACCGGATCTTATGCAGTACGCCGAGGAGCGGAGTATCGCGAGAACGCTAACAGCTAAACTCACTCAACACAGTGTGTCCCTTACCCCTTAA
- a CDS encoding CoA-binding protein: MNHDHYSDEYIQNILESTKTIALVGASNKPGRASFRVLGYLLEQGYTVYPINPGQAGNEIAGAKVYASLSDLPEAVDMIDVFRNSEAAGGVIDEAIALLTPPKAIWLQLGVRNDDAAARAEEKGIKVVMDRCPKIEIPRLASVAAS; this comes from the coding sequence ATGAACCACGATCACTATTCCGACGAGTACATTCAGAACATTCTGGAAAGCACCAAGACAATTGCGCTGGTCGGCGCCAGCAACAAGCCGGGACGTGCCAGCTTCCGCGTGCTGGGCTACCTGTTGGAGCAAGGCTACACCGTCTACCCAATTAATCCGGGACAGGCTGGCAACGAAATCGCAGGCGCAAAAGTCTACGCATCCCTGAGTGATCTGCCTGAAGCGGTCGACATGATTGATGTCTTCCGCAACTCAGAAGCCGCAGGCGGCGTCATCGATGAGGCCATCGCACTGCTAACACCTCCCAAAGCCATCTGGCTCCAACTGGGCGTAAGAAACGACGACGCAGCTGCACGGGCAGAAGAAAAGGGAATCAAAGTGGTTATGGACCGCTGCCCAAAGATCGAAATCCCGCGTCTGGCATCTGTTGCAGCCAGCTAA
- a CDS encoding O-acetylhomoserine aminocarboxypropyltransferase, which produces MSENTPGFDTLAIHAGAKPDPTTGARATPIYQTTSFVFDDVDHAASLFGLQAFGNIYTRITNPTTAVLEERVATLEGGTAALAVASGHAAQLLTFHALMTPGCNIVASKRMYGGTINQLNHSFKSFGWEVKWAEGLDGQSFADQIDENTRAVFIESVANPGGVVMDIEGISAVAKEAGVPLIVDNTMATPYLCQPIKHGADIVLHSLTKFMGGHGNSMGGAIVDAGTFDWAASGKYPMLTEPRPEYNDMRLFETFGSIAFAICCRVLGLRDLGPAISPQNAFMLITGIETLALRMQKHSDNALKVAEFLQGHPAVSWVSYAGLANDPFYQAHQKYCPKGAGAVFTFGLKGGYEAGVELVKGLELFSHLANIGDTRSLVIHPASTTHRQLSDEQKTAAGAGPDVVRVSIGIEDAADIIADLKQALENA; this is translated from the coding sequence ATGAGCGAGAACACCCCAGGCTTTGATACCCTTGCAATTCACGCAGGCGCGAAACCAGACCCAACCACAGGCGCACGCGCAACACCAATCTACCAAACCACCTCATTTGTGTTTGATGATGTAGACCACGCAGCTTCCCTGTTCGGTCTTCAGGCGTTTGGCAACATCTACACCCGCATCACCAACCCAACCACAGCAGTGCTTGAAGAGCGCGTCGCAACGCTGGAGGGCGGCACAGCAGCTCTGGCAGTGGCATCCGGTCATGCTGCACAGCTCCTCACCTTCCACGCGCTTATGACCCCGGGCTGCAACATCGTTGCCTCCAAACGCATGTATGGCGGCACCATCAACCAGCTCAACCATTCCTTCAAAAGCTTCGGCTGGGAAGTGAAGTGGGCGGAAGGCCTGGATGGACAGAGCTTTGCAGATCAGATCGACGAAAACACCCGCGCCGTGTTCATTGAAAGTGTTGCCAACCCGGGCGGCGTGGTCATGGACATTGAGGGCATCTCAGCCGTTGCTAAAGAAGCTGGCGTCCCGCTGATCGTCGACAACACCATGGCAACACCATACCTCTGCCAGCCAATCAAACACGGCGCAGACATCGTGCTCCACTCCCTGACCAAGTTCATGGGTGGTCATGGTAACTCCATGGGCGGTGCGATTGTTGATGCAGGCACATTCGACTGGGCAGCCTCCGGCAAGTACCCAATGCTGACCGAGCCGCGCCCTGAATACAACGACATGCGCCTTTTCGAGACCTTCGGAAGCATCGCCTTCGCAATCTGCTGCCGCGTCCTCGGCCTGCGCGATCTTGGCCCGGCAATCTCACCGCAGAACGCATTCATGCTGATCACCGGCATCGAAACACTGGCCCTGCGTATGCAAAAACATTCTGACAACGCTCTGAAGGTCGCCGAGTTCCTGCAAGGCCATCCAGCCGTCAGCTGGGTCTCCTATGCAGGTCTCGCAAACGATCCGTTCTATCAGGCACATCAGAAGTACTGCCCGAAGGGTGCAGGTGCTGTCTTCACCTTCGGCCTGAAAGGCGGATACGAAGCAGGTGTAGAGCTGGTGAAAGGTCTGGAGCTGTTCTCTCACCTTGCCAACATCGGCGACACCCGCTCACTCGTCATCCACCCAGCTTCAACCACCCACCGCCAGCTTTCTGACGAACAGAAAACAGCAGCAGGGGCGGGTCCAGACGTGGTGCGTGTCTCCATCGGCATTGAAGATGCAGCAGACATCATCGCAGATCTGAAACAAGCACTTGAGAACGCATAA
- a CDS encoding enoyl-CoA hydratase, with the protein MSDADTAKDQSEAERPMLGKLLHNGVQRIVMQRPERMNALSMAMMKELCTALDEAAANPEVRVVLLGAEGKVFCAGHDLKELTAARAEADGGKAFYQQTFDQCAELMQKIVNLPKPVIAVVTGVATAAGCQLVASCDLALALDTATFCTPGVNIGLFCSTPMVALTRNIGRKQAMEMLLTGESIDASTAKEYGLINRVVQADYLEVVVQKYAEVIGSKSALTVKTGKEAFYKQADMPLAEAYAYTSKVMAENMLANDAEEGISAFLQKRTPEWKDS; encoded by the coding sequence ATGTCTGACGCAGACACCGCAAAAGATCAGAGCGAAGCAGAGCGTCCGATGCTCGGCAAACTGCTGCACAATGGTGTTCAGCGTATCGTCATGCAGCGCCCGGAGCGCATGAACGCTCTGTCCATGGCCATGATGAAAGAGCTTTGCACCGCCTTGGATGAAGCAGCAGCCAACCCGGAAGTACGCGTTGTCCTGCTCGGCGCAGAAGGTAAGGTGTTCTGCGCAGGCCACGACCTAAAAGAACTCACAGCAGCTCGCGCGGAAGCCGACGGTGGCAAAGCCTTCTATCAGCAGACATTCGACCAGTGTGCTGAACTGATGCAGAAGATTGTTAACCTGCCAAAGCCAGTCATCGCTGTCGTCACGGGTGTCGCCACTGCAGCAGGCTGCCAGCTCGTCGCCTCTTGCGACCTTGCTCTGGCGCTCGACACCGCCACCTTCTGTACACCCGGCGTCAACATCGGCCTCTTCTGCTCCACCCCAATGGTTGCCCTCACCCGCAACATTGGCCGCAAGCAGGCTATGGAAATGTTGCTGACCGGTGAAAGCATTGATGCCTCCACTGCAAAAGAATATGGCCTGATCAACCGCGTGGTACAGGCAGACTATCTGGAAGTTGTGGTGCAGAAGTATGCTGAAGTCATCGGCTCCAAATCTGCCCTGACAGTCAAAACCGGTAAGGAAGCCTTCTACAAACAGGCAGATATGCCATTGGCAGAAGCATACGCTTACACCTCCAAGGTCATGGCAGAAAATATGCTAGCCAATGACGCAGAAGAAGGCATCAGCGCATTCCTGCAAAAGCGCACGCCGGAATGGAAAGACAGCTGA